A part of Miscanthus floridulus cultivar M001 chromosome 6, ASM1932011v1, whole genome shotgun sequence genomic DNA contains:
- the LOC136457918 gene encoding piriformospora indica-insensitive protein 2-like isoform X2, which yields MRPAGGCRGRGLLVLGLALWVSAALLLRGCAGQQVEEDGADAPAAAAATAPMEEKERRALYAAIESFVGKGWNGSGLYPDPCGWSPIQGVSCDLFNGLWYPTVMSIGPVLDNSLQCAPDAKFSPQLFDLRRLRMLSFYSCFPASNPTAIPTAGWEKLSGTLETLEFRTNPGLTGGIPPSLGRLASLQSLVLVENNLTGPIPAELGALSRLRRLVLSGNGLSGPIPATLGGLTGLLKMDLSNNLLQGSIPPELAGLKSLTLLDLRNNSLTGGLPQFVQGMASLQDLLLSNNPQLGGGLPQSGWETLAVNLATLDLSNVGLVGPIPASMAALTGLRFLALDHNRLTGAVPPELAQLPSIGALYLNGNNLTGALQFSAGFYRRMGRRFASWDNPGLCYNIAAVDAAHAPSGVVACKDLQEPSVARDGDGEEEGGRKPEASSSLVASSSRSAARVGGLWYLVVVQGMAAAVLGLMSLLL from the exons ATGAGGCCCGCTGGCGGTTGCCGCGGGAGGGGGCTGCTGGTTCTCGGCCTCGCGCTCTGGGTCTCGGCGGCGCTGCTGCTCCGTGGCTGCGCGGGGCAGCAAGTGGAGGAGGACGGCGCGGacgccccggcggcggcggcggcgacggccccCATGGAGGAGAAGGAGCGCAGGGCCCTGTACGCCGCCATCGAGAGCTTCGTCGGCAAGGGGTGGAACGGCTCCGGGCTCTACCCCGACCCCTGCGGCTGGTCTCCCATCCAG GGGGTGTCATGTGATCTCTTCAATGGGCTGTGGTACCCAACAGTGATGAGCATTGGCCCAGTTCTCGACAACTCGCTGCAGTGCGCCCCTGACGCCAAGTTCAGCCCGCAGCTGTTCGACCTTCGGCGCCTCCGGATGCTGTCCTTCTACAGCTGCTTCCCGGCGAGCAACCCCACGGCCATCCCGACCGCCGGCTGGGAGAAGCTGTCGGGGACGCTGGAGACGCTGGAGTTCCGCACGAACCCGGGCCTCACCGGCGGCATCCCGCCCTCCCTCGGCCGCCTGGCCAGCCTGCAGTCGCTGGTGCTCGTGGAGAACAACCTGACGGGGCCCATCCCCGCCGAGCTGGGCGCGCTGTCGAGGCTGAGACGGCTGGTGCTGTCCGGGAACGGGCTGTCGGGGCCGATCCCGGCGACACTCG GTGGCCTCACGGGGCTCCTGAAGATGGACCTGAGCAACAACCTGTTGCAGGGCAGCATCCCGCCGGAGCTCGCGGGGCTCAAGAGCCTCACGCTGCTGGACCTCCGGAACAACAGCCTCACCGGCGGGCTGCCGCAGTTCGTGCAGGGCATGGCGTCGCTGCAGGACCTGCTGCTGTCGAACAACCCGCAGCTAGGCGGCGGCCTGCCGCAGTCCGGCTGGGAGACGCTGGCGGTGAACCTGGCCACGCTGGACCTGTCCAACGTCGGCCTCGTGGGACCCATACCGGCGTCCATGGCGGCGCTGACGGGGCTCCGGTTCCTGGCGCTGGACCACAACCGCCTGACGGGCGCCGTGCCGCCCGAGCTCGCCCAGCTGCCCAGCATCGGCGCGCTGTACCTGAACGGCAACAACCTGACGGGGGCGCTGCAGTTCTCGGCGGGGTTCTACCGGCGGATGGGCCGGCGGTTCGCGTCGTGGGACAACCCCGGGCTGTGCTACAACATCGCGGCCGTGGACGCGGCGCACGCGCCGTCGGGCGTGGTCGCGTGCAAGGACCTGCAGGAGCCCAGCGTAGcgcgggacggggacggggaggaggagggcgggagGAAGCCCGAGGCGAGCTCCAGCCTCGTGGCCTCGTCCAGTCGGTCGGCTGCCAGGGTCGGTGGGCTCTGGTACCTGGTGGTGGTTCAGGGAATGGCGGCTGCGGTTCTTGGATTGATGTCCCTCCTACTATAG
- the LOC136457918 gene encoding piriformospora indica-insensitive protein 2-like isoform X1, with the protein MRPAGGCRGRGLLVLGLALWVSAALLLRGCAGQQVEEDGADAPAAAAATAPMEEKERRALYAAIESFVGKGWNGSGLYPDPCGWSPIQGVSCDLFNGLWYPTVMSIGPVLDNSLQCAPDAKFSPQLFDLRRLRMLSFYSCFPASNPTAIPTAGWEKLSGTLETLEFRTNPGLTGGIPPSLGRLASLQSLVLVENNLTGPIPAELGALSRLRRLVLSGNGLSGPIPATLGNNDRRHRHAHDDELLIVDLSRNCLTGSLPSSLGGLTGLLKMDLSNNLLQGSIPPELAGLKSLTLLDLRNNSLTGGLPQFVQGMASLQDLLLSNNPQLGGGLPQSGWETLAVNLATLDLSNVGLVGPIPASMAALTGLRFLALDHNRLTGAVPPELAQLPSIGALYLNGNNLTGALQFSAGFYRRMGRRFASWDNPGLCYNIAAVDAAHAPSGVVACKDLQEPSVARDGDGEEEGGRKPEASSSLVASSSRSAARVGGLWYLVVVQGMAAAVLGLMSLLL; encoded by the exons ATGAGGCCCGCTGGCGGTTGCCGCGGGAGGGGGCTGCTGGTTCTCGGCCTCGCGCTCTGGGTCTCGGCGGCGCTGCTGCTCCGTGGCTGCGCGGGGCAGCAAGTGGAGGAGGACGGCGCGGacgccccggcggcggcggcggcgacggccccCATGGAGGAGAAGGAGCGCAGGGCCCTGTACGCCGCCATCGAGAGCTTCGTCGGCAAGGGGTGGAACGGCTCCGGGCTCTACCCCGACCCCTGCGGCTGGTCTCCCATCCAG GGGGTGTCATGTGATCTCTTCAATGGGCTGTGGTACCCAACAGTGATGAGCATTGGCCCAGTTCTCGACAACTCGCTGCAGTGCGCCCCTGACGCCAAGTTCAGCCCGCAGCTGTTCGACCTTCGGCGCCTCCGGATGCTGTCCTTCTACAGCTGCTTCCCGGCGAGCAACCCCACGGCCATCCCGACCGCCGGCTGGGAGAAGCTGTCGGGGACGCTGGAGACGCTGGAGTTCCGCACGAACCCGGGCCTCACCGGCGGCATCCCGCCCTCCCTCGGCCGCCTGGCCAGCCTGCAGTCGCTGGTGCTCGTGGAGAACAACCTGACGGGGCCCATCCCCGCCGAGCTGGGCGCGCTGTCGAGGCTGAGACGGCTGGTGCTGTCCGGGAACGGGCTGTCGGGGCCGATCCCGGCGACACTCGGTAATAacgaccgccgccaccgccacgccCACGATGACGAGCTGTTGATCGTGGACCTGAGCAGGAACTGTCTAACCGGCTCTCTGCCTTCGTCGCTAGGTGGCCTCACGGGGCTCCTGAAGATGGACCTGAGCAACAACCTGTTGCAGGGCAGCATCCCGCCGGAGCTCGCGGGGCTCAAGAGCCTCACGCTGCTGGACCTCCGGAACAACAGCCTCACCGGCGGGCTGCCGCAGTTCGTGCAGGGCATGGCGTCGCTGCAGGACCTGCTGCTGTCGAACAACCCGCAGCTAGGCGGCGGCCTGCCGCAGTCCGGCTGGGAGACGCTGGCGGTGAACCTGGCCACGCTGGACCTGTCCAACGTCGGCCTCGTGGGACCCATACCGGCGTCCATGGCGGCGCTGACGGGGCTCCGGTTCCTGGCGCTGGACCACAACCGCCTGACGGGCGCCGTGCCGCCCGAGCTCGCCCAGCTGCCCAGCATCGGCGCGCTGTACCTGAACGGCAACAACCTGACGGGGGCGCTGCAGTTCTCGGCGGGGTTCTACCGGCGGATGGGCCGGCGGTTCGCGTCGTGGGACAACCCCGGGCTGTGCTACAACATCGCGGCCGTGGACGCGGCGCACGCGCCGTCGGGCGTGGTCGCGTGCAAGGACCTGCAGGAGCCCAGCGTAGcgcgggacggggacggggaggaggagggcgggagGAAGCCCGAGGCGAGCTCCAGCCTCGTGGCCTCGTCCAGTCGGTCGGCTGCCAGGGTCGGTGGGCTCTGGTACCTGGTGGTGGTTCAGGGAATGGCGGCTGCGGTTCTTGGATTGATGTCCCTCCTACTATAG